Genomic window (Macrobrachium nipponense isolate FS-2020 chromosome 35, ASM1510439v2, whole genome shotgun sequence):
caggtagtccccgggttacattCGGGGTACATTCTTATGCCATGATGTAAGCCGAAAACCCGTGTAATGTACGAAAACCTTCTGTTAATCCTTTGAGTTTCTTGAAAATGACGCAGCTCTTCATAAAGAAAAATCTCAAAATTTTGACCATTCTGCCATTTTGAAGTCATATTCAAGTTCCAGTCTTCCGTTGGACTGGCGACATAAACCCGGAACATGCTCTGTAACCTGGGAAATACAAATGTCATTAAAAAACATTCCAATTCAAACCCATTGCTTTTAATCTGTGCCCCCTCCCAACCCTAATGTTCTGTTGCAGCTCTTCAGGCAACACAAGAAGTCTGGCAGTTAAACACTAGGGACACGAGCAGTGATATGTACATTCACCAGCCTACTGTGAGCTATGGATCTTACTTTTGCTCCTCCCATGGATTAGGATATCTGGAATTCATGAAAATGCATTAATAGGCTGTTAAAATGGTTGTAAAATAATTTCAGGAGTATCTATTGTAAAactttttattgcaaaataagtttgtatttaaaatactttttctgGAGTGCTATGAAATTTAATCGGGAGTTTTAACTAGTATGGAAGGGTGATTTCATCAATAGCAAGcaaattaaattttatgttaAGTATCATCTGTTTATGATTTTGTCATGTTGAATAGATCATATCATGTAGCATGACTTACAGGGTATTCTCTTTACAGGCCTATAAAGAACTATGGATAATGAAGAGTTGAAGACACAAATAATCAATGAGTATTGCTCTCtgtcgaaggaagaagaaggattgAGTATTTATGAATTAAAGACAATACAGAAACagaaagatgaagaaaataaaattcaaatcctTAGTATTGGTCCAGAAAATAGTGAACCAATTAAGTCTGTTTTGTTAATGGGAGAGACTGGCGCTGGCAAGACCCGCATAATAAATGCTATGGTGAACCATCTTTATGGTGTCACATTTGAGGATACTTACAGATTCTTCTTCAAAGATCAGTTAGaatacaatgataaaaatccaaCAGAAAGTCAGACAGACTACATAACtgcctatataatatatcatcaaaATGGGATGCTTGGTAAGTCCAATTACATGCTTATTGATACCCCAGGATTTGGTGACACAAGAAGTGAATACCACCAGAAGCTTGCCATGGATCACCTGAGAACTTTCTTAACTGAAGATTATGGAATTGATGATTTAAATTGCATTGGGTTAGTGGCTAAAGCCAATCAAAACAGGATTTCAGGATTCCAGAGGGTGATTTTAAGTGAGTTCACTTCACTATTAGGCAGTAATGTCAGTTTGATAACATATCTTTTGGCAACTTTTGCCTCAGATGATACTCAGGTGGATGAAGTTGTAAGACAGGAAGAAGTTGAATTTGTTAGTATGTATGAATTTGATAATTGGCCTCTTTATGTTCCACACAATCCGTCATCATCCAATTCCAAGCGAGATCACAAAAATTATAGGAAATTTAGGTGGGAGAATATGCAAATTGAGTATGTAAGGTTTTTTGAAACTTTGGAAAATTCATCACCTGTCAGCCTTAGGAGAACACGAGAAGTTATTCAAGAAATTAAACTTCTTGAGGAAATTAAGATGACTCTGAAAtatgatgtaatgaatgtttctcaTCTTATCACCTCCCTAAATGAACAGAAAAGAGTTAGACACCAATATGCTGAACAGGCAAGTAAGATGAAATGgaagacaaaagaaagaaaaaagcaccTTGAACGATATGAAGTTGACAAAGGGTTTCATGCTCATAACTGTGATATCTGCCGCAAGACTTGCATAAGTCTTTGTGCTGACCCATCAAATGTCACTGCTGCCTTAGCAGGAACTGGGACAGGTGTTGGGGCTGCTGCTGTAGCTGGTGTTGGCTCAGCTGTTACCACTGGTGCTGTTATAGGAGCTGAGGTTGGCACCTTTGGAGGACCCCTCGGTGTATTGATTGGAGGCGGTATTGGTACAGCTGTTGGTCTTACTGCTGGTCTCATTGTAGGTATCACAACAAGGAAGACAAGCAGTGAGTGTTACATTGCTAGCAATGGAAGCATTTGCAATACTGATGGATGCAACCATAAGATCTCTGATCACACAATCGaaaaagaaaagattgttattgATCATTCATATGATGAAAAAATAGACCTCCTTGTTAAATCTAGGTATGATGATGCCataaaagaaataggaaaaattgAGAAGAGTATTGAGGAGGAAGAGAAAATCATGAATGAATTTAAAGATAAACTGACGCTCATTGCAAAAGCTTTAGTAGAACATACCAGTAAGATAAGTGAATTAAGTTATGGATACAAAAATTTAAATCCACAGGCAATAATTGACGAAATGATTatggaggaaagagaaaactGTCAACATGTAGAACTTTTGAAAGTGCTTAGAAGTGCAGTGAGAATATTATCTGAGAGGCGAGAGCAAAATGGACACCGAAACAGCACTCGGTTAAATATTCCAGCAAATGTTTGTTATAGTGTTAAGGAAACAGATGAATTACTTTAGTTGTCACTACCTAGTGCTAGACTACTGGTTTTAGTATAGCGCTCAGAGTTTCTAAACCTCTCTAGTCATTAGAGTACAGTACAGTCTTACGTGATTACAGTTAATTGACAAGATACCTATGCACAAAAATAAGATACTACACtagtttaatgatttttttattgattttattgtaaataaGATTATTTTATCGTTATACCTCAGTAGTATACTGATTAGATTGTAAATTATAGTTAACAATAGTTTGAGAACATTCCATTATGctgtaaaatatatttagttGCATTTGTTACTcagagatatgaatttatcaggATTTTATCAGGCTTGTTATTTTTAATATGAATTGGAAAATCAGTTGTTAAACATTTggttgtatgtatatgcataaagatCTATGTTTCATGTGGATTTCTGGAAATGTTTCTATTTTGAAAGTTTTATATAATAACCTATAGTACTTAGTAGTGGTTCACTTGTGTGAAGTGAATTTCTCTAGTTTGCACAAAAGTATGACAGATTTTAGTCTGCGAGTCATTAGATATAGAAAATGACATAAGTTATTGATGAATACTCTGGTGGATATGATATTTCTCCAATACAAGTTTTATTTGCTCAaagccacatttttttttattaggtaagGAAATTTTGTAGTCATTTGTCCTATAAACATTTAAGTTTTGctcagttttattttatcattcctgtatatagaaatatacttaACAGAATTTGAGACCTTATGTTTTCTTGCAACTGTGATGTATGCTATTTTCTAAATACTATAGGAAAAAAGAATATTCGGGATATGGTTGTGTTAGAGGTTTACCCGAGGATGTAATTTAGAAATTTGTATTAATCTGAAAGCAATGTGTGGTGCATGTACCTCATAAGATTTATTAGTCATGGATCTTTTCTGACGAGTATCCTTCATTAGGATACACAAGTATTAGTGTTGGCGCCAACATTTTGTGTAGAGTAGTAGTTATTTTGTATTTGCCTTTTTCAGGAAATGCAAACAGTATGTTTGATGTTTCCAGAGCACTTAGTGATATCTTAGGGGAAAAGATATGAGGCGTTTGATATCTTAGGGGTTAAAGATAAGAGACGTTTGATTTTTGTAGCTTGGAGACTTGCCGTCCAAATTTTAAAGTAGTTTATTTTGCCAATTGGACAATTCATATGGTTCTAGGCTTAATTTTTTGtcatgcatgacacttacctggcaggtatatatatagctgtatttctgaagtccgacagaatttaaaaaacttccgacacacgcagtggtcggccaggtggttagtacccattcccgccgctgggaggcgggtatcaggaaccattcccattttctattcataaattttctgtcgccggtactgaaaacacctgttttcagtacctccggcttaggattttggaaacttcatttgccgctaagtatcctaattgtcttttaatttatttacttggatttgtggctaggcatacgctatcttaaattgatttgaatttgattcatttttgcataagatatctgaatctagttaggctagtttcagagggtgttgtctgcaagatagggtgtggctaccgaaagcttcggtagttccgcacttggggggcgcaattaatcagtaaacatgtctatttccgtaaggaaaaagtatgattcgtatgtacgcaattaatcagtaaacgtgtctaattccgtaaggaaaaagtttgtttagtatgtacgcaattaatcaattacgaaagtcagggtagtgatactgctaaccttccggtagactttattttgcctaacgctgtagtatggcctacgggttatgactatgtctgcgagaggtgatcgctctccttcattgttgtaaagagttctacttctgtttttgttacgcctaaccctgtaatgttgccttcgggccctaaaacagtgtctgtagaggttattgccctttcacttatactatttcgattcgtaacttagaatcgaagtgtttgctttagagacaatagtgaagtggctaagtgcagtgacagtgccccttgtgtagtggagggtgcgtcagatcggccttaaataacgcctctaggtctagacctctgtcgaactcccagaaccaagggagagggcatgtcgaaagccgaaggagggttacagggaaccccaccgatctggcgtgccttcggcagtttctgatgaaaatccccagactgccaaagtgcgtgcacatgcacgaatcctgaaggattgcttctcgtcctccgaggcgtcctccccgcacaagggttggagctctcggaaggactcgcgccctctaagaagctttatagaagaggacgcttcacgtcccttctccctcgttatgtgtttcagtgagaagtaagaaggcgaaagttgcctgatcacgtgtacttctttccaccaagaaataggaaaaagaaggcagtttctctcgcttgttttaaCGCCTGTCAGGaacgtgacgcttttctgcacgcttatttggacgatcggcttgaacaggacgctctgGGGGGATGgcgcactcaccagtggacgccgagcggtcctcgccagtggaccgccgagcgcgcaccaggacgccgagtcCTCGCCCAGTGGAACCTCGAGCGTCctcgtcagtggacgccgagcgcgcaccaggacgccgagcgtcctcgccagtggacgccgagcgcgcaccagaacgttttctgttgaactcttcaagctcttgttttatgcatgacacttacctggcaggtatatatatagctgtattttctgaagtcgacagaatttaaaaaacttccgacacacgcagtggtcggccaggtggttagtacccattcccgcgctgggaggcgggtatcaggaaccattccattttctattcataaattttctgtcgccggtactgaaaacatctgttttcagtacctccggcttaggattttggaaacttcatttgccgctaagtatcctaattgtcttttaatttatttacttggatttgtggctaggcatacgctatcttgaattgatttgaatttgattcatttttgcataagatatctgaatctagttaggctagtttcagagggtgtgtCTGCAAAAGATAGGgtgtgtggctaccgaaagcttcggtagttccgcacttggggggcgcaattaatcagtaaacatgtctatttccgtaaggaaaaagtatgattcgtatgtacgcaattaatcagtaaacgtgtctaattccgtaaggaaaaagtttgtttagtatgtacgcaattaatcaattacgaaagtcagggtagtgatactgctaaccttccggtagactttattttgcctaacgctggttatgactatgtctgcgagaggtgatcgctctccttcattgttgtgaagagttctacttctgtttttgttacgcctaaccctgtatgTTGCCTTCAGGCCCTAAAACAGtgctgtagaggttattgccctttctcttatactatttccgattcgtaacttagaatcgaaagtgcttgctttagagagcaatagtgaagtggctaagtgcagtgacagtgccccttgtgtagtggagggtgcgtcagatcggccttataacgcctctaggtctagacctctgtcgaactcccagaaccaagggagagggcatgtcgaaagccgaaggagggttacagggaaccccaccgatctggcgtgccttcggcagtttctgatgaaaatccccagactgccaaagtgcgtgcacatgcacgaatcctgaaggattgcttctcgtcctccgaggcgtcctcccccccgcacaagggttggagctctcggaaggactcgcgccctctaagaagcttttatagaagaggacgctcaCGTCCCCTCTcccctcgttatgtgtttcagtgagaagtaagaaggcgaaagttgcctgatcacgtgtacttcgTTTCCaaccaagaaatatgaaaaagaaggcagtttctctcgcttgttttgacgcctgtcaggagcgtgacgcttttctgcacgcttattgggacgatcggcttgaacaggacgctcggatggacgcactcaccagtggacgccgagcgtcctcgccagtggccgccgagcgcgaCAGGACgcccgagcgtcctcgccagtggacgtcgagctcctcgccagtggacgccgatcGTCCTCGCCAgtgggacgccgagcgcgcaccaggacccGAGCGtccctcgccagtggacgccgagcacgCACCAtaaacgtttctgttgaactcttcaagctcttgtttaagatttgagccataagaaagtgaacagaacttcgtcttcgaaacccagcaagacctcgggtttcgtgaattcaagaggtctctgtcaatattatattgcttttcgcaaaggtggatggagttaaggaaagctcaagggaagatctcgttttctctacctcagtcaagactttgagataagacagttacgggttatgtaaaggctcgacgtcctgaacgtcaggattttcggcaacgttcagtaggattcttgcaaaggcactcatcaaaaggacgctcttcaggaaagcgcaagacaggacttcctttgccatactgccaataaatttaaagctttttagaccatctgaaagggtttttcagatgatagattttgttagtttctagtcgagacttccatgccgattgggcatcgtcgttctacctaccgtaagcccagtctcttaacaggattcttgtcccttccttgtttgagacgggaatcggaaaataaaaggctcgacttcctggattacgttttgtcaattcagtgactttcccccattgacatatactatcgttttgtcaattgtaagtgggtctcccctcattgacaaaaatctctctgtaccgttaatgggttagttctcattgacaaacatctcattaacttgatattgcgtaagcgaataaggacaaggttcggaagagctctccttcctcattcgcagactcgtacaagaaatagacttgtagactacgtcaatgaacgcttatgtccagtatcttaagaagcttgagctgtctgcttcgattctctaagttttgttcatgaaacttgcctgtcagatatgtatgtagctgtatttccgaattcagctatatatatgtctgccaggtaagtatgaacaaactttattgcgatataaaaatttttttttgccttgcgttattttactactggttggttcaagtcatacacgcttgctgtagttacctcttcggatggcaaccgagaggtctattgtctactattttaaggacatttaatcgtcactccctgcagccttccaggagtttccgatttatcttttaccgttgtatggtagtgttctgacgacacaaacgcatctatatgtttagcgttttctgtttctcttaaatataccagcttgagagtctctttttgttcaaaaaataacggacctatttcttcgtagaatagggtagctggcaacccagacataaagttaagagacgacgttcgtaagctgctggctgctgctgtgtctgactgtccaagttccaaccgagccagtaacagatcgtgcgctgtcatgcgctgtaggtacgtctctctctcctgcgggattgactgactaaccgtatctctgtgctggcgttACGTCTCtccgcgggattgactgactaactgtatctctgtcctacaatcacggactttagcctaagattgaggggatttcttacgtgaatgaataaacgttgcattagttttgccttactatgttcaacagagttatctcttaatcctttcggtgctcgttaccgcacggtatagaactacgagtctaccgcaacattgcacttttatatgctctcctgcttaggcaaagcgcagccttatagggaagtaagcatactcggggagggaatggatgagcttgctggggaccatttccttcctgaagaagtttgttttccccgaatagactgcaattcagaccacagttttttcctaccgggaaactgaaatattattcaagatctagaattattctgaacatctctcagtgcgtcatgatagaagaaggtgccggacatctggatagtgtttcagatgtcctggatcttaatctgaaagaagtaaatgcaattcggtcgtccctccagtcctcgaaacgagtttttggaaccagtggtccacatcaactctgatattccacagctctctcatatcttaagaagtatcttctctcggtccctgctcgagtttacgagaaagagcctattataacaacaggcgtagaatgtaacgatcatctagaggttcgttacaggattgcaaaagtccgtacgaatcgtctcgatcgacggcagcaacgatagattactaacatgctaggtattttaattaagtggtgttctttttatggttgtctgagagggttatttcctcttcagtatgtgaagtgtaatgtgttacgttagctttgtgtgtggttcaggtggtctaacttatcctagcatgaatgcccctggtaagagagggctagggtttcctgtcacaaattggtcccgtccagtttgtcagacccttgttgttagctttctcaacaaacaggtcacatcctagttgagagctactaaggtttagcaggctaagaggcaggacctacgaagtcagctaccttagcaggtaaggaacttaactaaaataattttaaaaattagttaatttttcttgaattatgacgatgttgctgtctgtgacccacctccaaatgtgtcaatcagctatatatatacctgccaggtaagtgtcatgcatgaaaatgatattgttatgatacaataaagttttatgcatacttacctggcaggtatatataattaaattcccaccctcctcccctcaggagacaggggtcagagaaaatctgaggaaaacgggaatagttccaagtaccagcgccacgggaacgtggggtagatcacctgaactaccagtggtctagcggttgccgagagttttgaaaactttctgccagtgcgaacagacaacagagaatgttgtttgacagatttgcatctgtcaaacaacaaagaccttcacgatcattgaggtctgtggaatctcgattctagctcaccatctgctttttgtctcgcctgttttctcggagtcagacactcgtgcgagatcaggcgacatatagtagcccagagtttcttattgacgaagtcgattgcggacgacgttgggttgcgttgatacacccccaaggtttgcttagattgaatcgcccaggcagtccagacactcatccttcagctaagaatagtgccttttggtcttcagggtacagccttgctgtccttgattcgtctgactggtcaactggtcgttcacctgactttagtacagactgtgcatttccggatcgaagctttcaatatggaacttagacgtagtctgaagttcttgatgtcaaagcattcgaacctctcctgcctgttaacttcttgtatgtgatcaggaaggccctcttctaaccaccctagatacgacaaagagggttagtgagattttaagccatcgtcacaagttttggctttagagaacacaaggaggtgtgctctctaagcctttcgttatggcctaagaatggaaaccctttttgtccttgggccaggatcttggaagcaaggatggcacaagttagtgggcaggagccagagagagtcctgtgccctgtcaggtctctcaagttttatctacttaaaatcaagaaagtcgaagtcagtcgggcaatctgcagtgttccgaaaaaagaccagacttgcccatatcgaagtacaccctggttttagggttaaggagttctttcaaaaatgctccttca
Coding sequences:
- the LOC135208467 gene encoding uncharacterized protein LOC135208467 — its product is MDNEELKTQIINEYCSLSKEEEGLSIYELKTIQKQKDEENKIQILSIGPENSEPIKSVLLMGETGAGKTRIINAMVNHLYGVTFEDTYRFFFKDQLEYNDKNPTESQTDYITAYIIYHQNGMLGKSNYMLIDTPGFGDTRSEYHQKLAMDHLRTFLTEDYGIDDLNCIGLVAKANQNRISGFQRVILSEFTSLLGSNVSLITYLLATFASDDTQVDEVVRQEEVEFVSMYEFDNWPLYVPHNPSSSNSKRDHKNYRKFRWENMQIEYVRFFETLENSSPVSLRRTREVIQEIKLLEEIKMTLKYDVMNVSHLITSLNEQKRVRHQYAEQASKMKWKTKERKKHLERYEVDKGFHAHNCDICRKTCISLCADPSNVTAALAGTGTGVGAAAVAGVGSAVTTGAVIGAEVGTFGGPLGVLIGGGIGTAVGLTAGLIVGITTRKTSSECYIASNGSICNTDGCNHKISDHTIEKEKIVIDHSYDEKIDLLVKSRYDDAIKEIGKIEKSIEEEEKIMNEFKDKLTLIAKALVEHTSKISELSYGYKNLNPQAIIDEMIMEERENCQHVELLKVLRSAVRILSERREQNGHRNSTRLNIPANVCYSVKETDELL